A genomic segment from Ruegeria sp. TM1040 encodes:
- a CDS encoding TRAP transporter small permease: MKDLSQDLPAGLAKLVRILLRLQTIYVCFGCIAMALTFFFVVVFRYGFNADLFAYEEWLLIICFWLYFIAAAIGTWEGAHVNADLLDFVILDPVKRRARAILITAIELLVTLVLFYWSTVMMIEEIGDYPRYQTTIALQIPFFVPRAAIFFGFGLMGLYSALRFFVFLKLPATRFAVSADSDPAQGA, from the coding sequence ATGAAAGACCTGAGCCAAGATTTGCCCGCAGGGCTGGCCAAGCTGGTCCGCATCCTGTTGCGGCTTCAGACCATCTACGTGTGCTTTGGCTGTATCGCCATGGCGCTGACGTTCTTCTTTGTGGTGGTGTTCCGATATGGCTTCAACGCTGATCTGTTCGCCTACGAGGAATGGCTGCTCATCATCTGTTTCTGGCTCTATTTCATCGCGGCCGCCATCGGCACCTGGGAGGGCGCGCATGTAAACGCCGATCTCCTGGATTTTGTGATCCTTGATCCCGTCAAGCGGCGCGCGCGGGCGATCCTCATTACCGCGATTGAACTCCTGGTGACCTTGGTGCTGTTTTACTGGTCCACGGTGATGATGATCGAGGAAATCGGGGATTACCCGCGCTATCAGACCACGATTGCCTTGCAGATCCCGTTCTTTGTGCCGCGTGCGGCGATCTTCTTCGGCTTTGGCTTGATGGGGCTTTATAGCGCGCTGCGGTTCTTTGTTTTCCTGAAACTCCCGGCGACGCGGTTTGCGGTCTCTGCCGACAGCGACCCCGCCCAAGGAGCCTGA
- a CDS encoding GcvT family protein: protein MRTEAKAVVIGGGVIGCSILYHLTKLGWSDVVLLERDELTSGSTWHAAANIHGLHDSTNISRIQHYTMTLYKELEQETGQGCGVFQPGSLYLAQTEDRAHQLRLQAAKAKLYGMNFYEISIEEAQELNPLVNFDGIRCVMYEPDGGNVDPSGVTQAYATGARQRGAEIHRFTPVTATEAQPDGTWIVKTPKGDIHTDWVVNAAGLWGREVAKLAGLELPLQPTEHQYFVTETIPEIAGMERRLPSVSDRDGEYYLRQEGQGLLVGAYEKGMKFWAEDGTPLDFAHDLFPDDLERIEENMMNAIERVPVVGDAGIKRVINGPMIWSPDANVLFGPVPELSGYFCCNGIIPGFSQSGGMGLMAAQWMIEGETQFDMFNWDVARFGDWATKEFTKARVEDQYAHRFAIHFPNEERSAGRPARTRPIYEMQREMGAVFGLNAGWEHPLWFADQPGAEDTNGFTRQNWWGPVGEECKMLRARAGIIDISNFAKYRCKGPDAEDWLNAVFANRMPKAVGRSCLTPLISKRGGIAGDFTVTRLAEDEFWVIGSGMAERYHKRFFGAVPLPEGTSFESLTQEVCGFNVAGPKSREMLQRMTNEPLDTASFPFMRSKRLMLAGINVVALRVSFTGDLGWELHCATEDQEKLYIALIEAGREFGAGPVGSRALMSLRVEKGYGSWSREYSPEYFPHEVGFQPLCKMDKDFLNKSAAETAMGTPAREELVLLHLTAEDVEASDADATGGEPIFKDGRGIGRVTSGTYGYTVGMSLALGYVKDAKPGDTVEVMVLGRAHRAVILAEPPFDPKGERLRA from the coding sequence ATGCGTACAGAAGCCAAGGCCGTGGTCATCGGCGGCGGGGTCATCGGTTGTTCGATCCTTTATCACCTGACCAAACTCGGCTGGTCCGATGTGGTGTTGCTGGAGCGCGACGAGCTGACCTCGGGATCGACCTGGCACGCGGCGGCCAATATCCATGGCCTGCACGACAGCACCAACATCTCGCGCATCCAGCACTATACGATGACGCTCTACAAGGAGCTCGAGCAGGAAACCGGCCAGGGCTGCGGCGTGTTTCAGCCCGGATCTCTCTATCTGGCGCAGACCGAAGACCGCGCGCACCAGCTGCGTCTGCAGGCCGCCAAGGCCAAGCTCTACGGGATGAACTTCTACGAGATTTCCATCGAGGAAGCTCAGGAACTCAACCCGCTGGTGAATTTCGACGGGATCCGCTGTGTCATGTATGAGCCCGATGGCGGCAATGTGGACCCCTCCGGTGTGACACAAGCCTACGCCACCGGCGCGCGGCAACGCGGCGCCGAGATCCATCGTTTCACGCCGGTCACGGCCACAGAGGCGCAGCCTGATGGCACCTGGATTGTAAAAACCCCCAAGGGCGACATTCACACCGACTGGGTGGTGAATGCAGCGGGTCTTTGGGGCCGGGAGGTGGCAAAACTTGCGGGCCTCGAGTTGCCTCTGCAACCCACCGAGCATCAGTATTTTGTCACCGAAACGATTCCGGAGATCGCCGGAATGGAGCGTCGCCTGCCATCTGTATCGGATCGCGACGGGGAATATTACCTGCGCCAAGAGGGACAGGGGCTTCTGGTGGGTGCCTATGAGAAGGGCATGAAATTCTGGGCCGAGGACGGCACGCCCCTGGATTTTGCGCATGACCTGTTCCCCGACGACCTCGAGCGCATCGAAGAAAACATGATGAACGCCATCGAACGTGTGCCTGTGGTGGGGGATGCGGGCATCAAGCGCGTGATCAACGGACCAATGATCTGGTCACCCGATGCCAATGTGTTGTTTGGCCCGGTGCCGGAGCTTTCGGGCTATTTCTGCTGCAATGGCATCATCCCCGGCTTTTCGCAGTCCGGCGGTATGGGCCTGATGGCGGCGCAGTGGATGATCGAGGGCGAGACGCAGTTTGACATGTTCAACTGGGACGTGGCGCGGTTTGGCGACTGGGCCACAAAGGAATTCACCAAGGCGCGCGTAGAGGATCAATATGCGCATCGGTTTGCGATCCATTTCCCAAATGAAGAGCGCAGCGCAGGCCGCCCCGCCCGCACCCGCCCGATCTATGAGATGCAGCGCGAGATGGGCGCGGTCTTTGGGCTCAATGCCGGATGGGAGCACCCCTTGTGGTTTGCGGATCAGCCCGGCGCCGAGGACACCAATGGCTTTACCCGGCAGAACTGGTGGGGGCCGGTGGGCGAAGAATGCAAGATGCTGCGCGCGCGTGCCGGCATCATCGACATATCGAATTTCGCCAAATACCGCTGCAAAGGCCCTGATGCCGAGGACTGGCTGAATGCGGTATTTGCCAATCGCATGCCAAAGGCGGTGGGGCGGTCGTGCCTCACGCCCTTGATTTCAAAGCGCGGCGGGATCGCCGGGGATTTCACCGTCACACGGCTGGCGGAGGATGAATTCTGGGTCATCGGCTCCGGCATGGCGGAGCGCTATCACAAGCGGTTCTTTGGTGCGGTGCCCTTGCCGGAAGGGACCTCGTTTGAGAGCCTCACCCAGGAGGTCTGCGGTTTCAACGTGGCAGGCCCCAAGTCGCGCGAGATGCTCCAGCGCATGACCAATGAGCCTTTGGACACCGCCTCATTCCCCTTCATGCGCAGCAAACGACTGATGCTCGCAGGGATCAATGTTGTGGCGTTGCGCGTCTCTTTCACGGGGGACCTCGGCTGGGAGTTGCACTGCGCCACAGAGGATCAGGAAAAGCTTTATATCGCGTTGATCGAAGCAGGCCGAGAGTTCGGCGCCGGCCCCGTGGGCAGTCGCGCCCTGATGTCGCTGCGCGTCGAGAAGGGCTATGGCTCCTGGAGCCGCGAGTACAGCCCCGAGTACTTCCCGCATGAGGTGGGATTTCAGCCGCTGTGTAAAATGGACAAGGATTTCCTCAACAAATCTGCCGCCGAGACCGCGATGGGCACGCCTGCGCGCGAGGAATTGGTGCTGCTGCATCTCACTGCCGAGGATGTGGAGGCCTCTGACGCCGATGCCACCGGGGGGGAGCCGATTTTCAAGGACGGACGCGGTATCGGGCGGGTAACATCGGGCACCTATGGATACACGGTCGGCATGTCTCTGGCTCTTGGCTATGTCAAAGACGCCAAGCCCGGTGATACCGTCGAGGTGATGGTGCTGGGGCGCGCGCACCGTGCCGTGATCCTCGCCGAGCCGCCCTTTGACCCCAAGGGCGAGCGGCTGCGCGCCTAG
- a CDS encoding histone deacetylase family protein, whose amino-acid sequence MKAIYDPRQRAHNPSQFMAFGVMKPNPEQPERTEILRSGAEAAGCTFTAPEDAGLGPIAALHSPEYLTFLQTIHARWSEIEGAGPEVISHIKPGDRRDSYPRSALGQAGYHQADTSCPINADTWGSAYWSAQTAITAADLIAKGERAAYALCRPPGHHAFGDMAGGFCFLNNSGIAAQLLRDRGLRPAILDVDVHHGNGTQGLFYDRDDVLTLSIHADPADFYPFFWGHSSERGEGRGRGYNLNLPLPRGTEDAPFLDALDTCLDRVRAFGCDVLVIALGLDASVDDPFQGFQVTGDGFSRIGEAIARAGLPTLFVQEGGYISDSLGHNLTRVLGGFTSAAR is encoded by the coding sequence ATGAAAGCGATCTATGATCCCCGCCAACGCGCCCATAACCCCAGCCAGTTCATGGCCTTTGGGGTGATGAAGCCCAATCCCGAACAACCCGAACGCACCGAGATCCTGCGCAGCGGCGCGGAGGCGGCAGGCTGTACCTTCACAGCGCCCGAGGATGCGGGCCTTGGCCCCATCGCGGCGCTGCATTCGCCGGAATACCTGACCTTCCTGCAGACCATCCACGCCCGCTGGAGCGAGATCGAAGGCGCAGGCCCCGAGGTGATTTCTCATATCAAGCCGGGAGATCGCCGTGACAGTTATCCGCGGTCTGCGCTAGGGCAGGCGGGCTATCATCAGGCCGATACCTCCTGTCCGATCAATGCCGACACTTGGGGCTCTGCCTATTGGTCGGCGCAGACTGCGATCACCGCCGCCGACCTGATTGCAAAGGGCGAGCGCGCCGCCTATGCGCTCTGCCGCCCGCCGGGGCATCACGCGTTTGGAGATATGGCGGGGGGGTTTTGTTTCCTCAATAACTCCGGCATCGCGGCGCAGCTGTTGCGGGATCGGGGCCTCAGGCCCGCAATTCTGGACGTGGATGTCCACCACGGCAACGGCACGCAGGGGCTGTTTTATGATCGCGACGACGTGCTGACGCTCTCGATCCACGCCGACCCTGCGGACTTCTACCCGTTCTTCTGGGGCCACAGTTCTGAGCGCGGCGAGGGCCGGGGGCGGGGCTATAACCTCAACCTGCCGCTGCCGCGTGGTACCGAAGATGCACCGTTCCTGGATGCACTGGACACCTGTCTTGACCGGGTGCGCGCCTTTGGGTGCGATGTGCTTGTGATCGCGCTGGGCCTTGATGCCTCCGTGGACGATCCGTTTCAGGGCTTTCAGGTTACCGGCGACGGGTTTTCGCGCATTGGCGAGGCAATTGCCCGCGCCGGCCTTCCAACGCTTTTTGTGCAGGAAGGCGGTTACATCTCCGACAGCCTCGGTCATAACCTCACCCGCGTGCTTGGCGGATTTACCTCTGCTGCACGCTGA
- the dctP gene encoding TRAP transporter substrate-binding protein DctP yields the protein MRKSLLTTAATAAAFTLSLGAADAADMRLKLAGVVPVEHFGNDILKQIEADIEGADVGLSVTLFEAGQLGSGEELFEDAARGNVDLVHSVIYAHRDPVLEINSLPYLVSSFDEMEDIYLNKDSAFNEIFAERLEGLGLKLLANAPEGFIGVVAENLPENATSVGDKDVNIRVWSSQVIKNTVEAMGFNATTMNWGEVFPAIQSGVVDGAICCTAQLAYSAFATSDVGKYFIPYGAVVENTTYYASMETWEEMNDEQRAAVQAAFDKAAQTYFAEAKANEAGYIDKLKETGYEVVEVSDAERSAIAETVRKDVWPGIAEIVGQDVIDRLMTAKN from the coding sequence ATGCGTAAGTCACTTTTGACCACCGCAGCCACGGCGGCTGCTTTCACCCTGTCGCTCGGCGCTGCAGACGCGGCAGACATGCGGCTCAAACTCGCCGGGGTCGTCCCGGTCGAACACTTCGGCAATGACATTCTGAAGCAGATCGAAGCGGATATCGAAGGCGCTGATGTGGGCCTCTCGGTGACCTTGTTTGAGGCGGGGCAGCTGGGCTCTGGCGAAGAGCTGTTCGAGGACGCCGCGCGCGGCAACGTCGATCTGGTGCATTCCGTGATCTACGCGCATCGTGACCCGGTGCTGGAGATCAACTCCTTGCCTTATCTGGTGTCGAGCTTTGATGAGATGGAAGACATCTATCTCAACAAGGACAGCGCCTTTAACGAGATTTTTGCCGAGCGTCTGGAGGGGCTGGGGCTGAAACTTCTGGCCAATGCACCCGAAGGTTTCATCGGCGTTGTGGCCGAGAACCTTCCTGAAAACGCCACCTCGGTCGGCGACAAGGACGTCAATATTCGCGTCTGGTCGAGCCAGGTGATCAAAAACACCGTCGAGGCCATGGGCTTTAACGCCACCACGATGAACTGGGGTGAGGTTTTCCCCGCGATCCAGTCCGGCGTCGTGGACGGGGCCATCTGCTGCACCGCGCAGCTGGCCTATAGCGCCTTTGCCACCTCGGATGTGGGCAAGTATTTCATCCCCTATGGCGCAGTGGTCGAGAACACGACCTATTACGCCTCCATGGAAACATGGGAAGAGATGAACGACGAACAGCGCGCCGCCGTACAGGCCGCCTTCGACAAGGCCGCACAGACCTATTTTGCCGAGGCCAAGGCGAATGAGGCGGGCTATATCGATAAGCTTAAAGAGACCGGTTACGAGGTCGTTGAAGTTTCTGACGCCGAACGCAGCGCGATTGCTGAAACCGTGCGTAAGGACGTCTGGCCCGGCATTGCCGAGATCGTTGGTCAGGACGTCATCGACCGCCTGATGACCGCCAAGAACTGA
- a CDS encoding YcgN family cysteine cluster protein → MTNQIDRNGLTPKFWEKKPLKTLSQREWEALCDGCGKCCLNKLEDEDSGEVALTRVACRLLDDQSCQCAHYETRHSFIPECIVLKPENLDTHAYWMPQTCAYRRLWEGKSLPDWHPLVTGDPDSVHRAGVSVRGMTVSEFDTPLEEWEDYIIEEPV, encoded by the coding sequence ATGACCAATCAGATCGACCGCAACGGGCTGACGCCGAAGTTCTGGGAGAAGAAGCCCCTGAAGACACTCTCGCAGCGCGAGTGGGAGGCGCTCTGTGACGGGTGCGGCAAATGCTGTCTCAACAAGCTGGAGGACGAGGACAGCGGCGAGGTTGCGCTCACCCGTGTGGCCTGTCGCCTGCTCGACGATCAGAGCTGCCAATGCGCGCATTACGAGACCCGGCACAGCTTCATTCCCGAATGCATCGTGCTGAAACCTGAAAACCTGGACACCCACGCCTATTGGATGCCCCAGACCTGCGCCTATCGCCGACTTTGGGAAGGGAAATCCCTGCCCGACTGGCACCCGCTGGTGACGGGCGATCCGGACAGCGTGCATCGCGCCGGGGTCTCGGTGCGCGGCATGACGGTGTCGGAATTCGACACGCCGCTGGAGGAATGGGAAGACTACATTATCGAGGAACCGGTCTAA
- a CDS encoding LysR family transcriptional regulator: MTPPDQVHPRPHIDPERLTREMNWNLLRTFVVLAESGSITEAAERLRLKQPSVSVALKKLEDQLGQHLIDRSPGHFTLTKAGQMLYREAVNINGSILRLATLMRTVTPEISGHVRIAVASHVLCPLFDSVIGDFYAAHPKASLAIDVITSGDAITAVAAKRVSFALALVREQDPNLRYLPVYRETFGLFCGPRHPLFGRSDLTLEDLKGHAAVVFDNDRLQDALQDVTLLRARAALAPEITGVSENLEEVRRMIMAGLGIGPLPKHVVARDIEDGLLWQVPPFEDLPEVDVYLIWNPTTVRNRAEETLLTTLIERLETVPFAERSYA, from the coding sequence ATGACACCACCAGATCAGGTCCATCCCCGCCCCCATATCGACCCGGAACGTCTGACCCGCGAGATGAACTGGAACCTCCTGCGCACCTTTGTAGTGCTGGCCGAGAGTGGCTCCATCACCGAGGCAGCAGAGCGTTTGCGCCTGAAACAGCCCTCGGTTTCGGTTGCGCTCAAGAAGCTTGAAGACCAGCTAGGGCAGCACCTGATAGATCGCTCGCCGGGGCATTTCACCCTCACCAAGGCCGGCCAGATGCTCTACCGCGAGGCGGTCAACATCAACGGCTCCATCCTGCGGCTGGCGACCCTGATGCGCACCGTCACCCCTGAAATCAGTGGCCATGTGCGAATCGCGGTGGCGAGCCATGTGCTCTGCCCGCTGTTTGACAGTGTGATCGGCGATTTTTACGCCGCGCACCCAAAGGCCAGCCTTGCGATTGACGTGATCACCAGTGGCGATGCGATCACCGCCGTGGCGGCCAAGCGTGTGAGCTTTGCCCTCGCCCTTGTGCGCGAACAGGACCCAAACCTGCGCTATCTGCCTGTCTACCGCGAAACCTTCGGATTGTTCTGTGGCCCCCGTCACCCGCTCTTTGGCCGCAGCGATCTGACCCTTGAGGACCTGAAGGGCCATGCGGCGGTGGTGTTTGACAATGACCGCCTGCAGGACGCGCTGCAGGATGTCACCCTCTTACGGGCCCGCGCCGCCCTCGCACCCGAGATCACGGGCGTTTCTGAAAACCTCGAGGAGGTCCGCCGTATGATCATGGCAGGGCTTGGCATTGGGCCTTTGCCCAAACATGTGGTCGCGCGCGACATCGAGGATGGTCTGTTGTGGCAGGTCCCTCCGTTCGAGGACCTGCCCGAAGTCGACGTCTATCTGATCTGGAACCCGACAACCGTGCGCAACCGCGCCGAGGAAACGCTGCTCACCACTCTGATCGAGCGCCTCGAAACCGTCCCCTTTGCCGAGCGTTCCTATGCCTGA
- a CDS encoding TRAP transporter large permease, which yields MIILGSLFILCVLLLIGVSVPLAFGGVLVFIGVFGGHDVTGFLPTGHWKMNSIVLLAIPLFILAGAIMERGRIAAPLVSVAELLVGRIHGGLSAAAVFASGIFGSISGSAAATLTCIGSIMMPHLKAANYPRGPAAALIVAACPLGLLIPPSSSQILYAWVAQQSVLKCFLSTVVPGLILITLLCMVNYVLMRKADLKLLERPASYPQEFVRRGGRAFPALLMPIIILGGIYGGIMTPTEAAGVAVIYAIPVGLFIYRGLTPQNIWPTLRYAGTTIGVVMLMVFVVVIVSRFLVFEDIPGMAKDLIFSISDNPIVILLMVNLVMILIGMLMDDISGLLLSAPLLLPIVQSVGMDPVHFAAVLGVNLGMANITPPTAPLLYLGAKVTDTPVSEMLKPTFIMILFAWLPTLLITTFVPEVALWLPNFVFG from the coding sequence ATGATTATTCTCGGCAGTCTTTTTATCCTGTGTGTGCTGCTCCTCATTGGGGTGAGCGTGCCTCTGGCCTTTGGTGGCGTGCTGGTCTTTATCGGCGTCTTTGGCGGCCATGATGTGACCGGGTTCCTGCCCACGGGGCACTGGAAGATGAATTCCATCGTGCTGCTTGCGATTCCGCTGTTCATTCTGGCAGGTGCTATCATGGAGCGGGGGCGGATCGCGGCGCCGCTGGTGTCGGTGGCGGAGCTTCTGGTGGGGCGCATCCACGGGGGGCTCAGCGCGGCGGCGGTGTTCGCCAGCGGTATCTTCGGCTCGATCTCGGGCTCTGCGGCGGCGACGCTGACCTGTATCGGGTCGATTATGATGCCGCACCTGAAGGCCGCGAATTACCCGCGCGGCCCGGCGGCGGCGCTGATTGTGGCGGCCTGTCCCTTGGGGCTCCTGATCCCGCCGTCGTCGTCGCAGATCCTTTATGCGTGGGTGGCGCAGCAATCGGTGCTGAAGTGTTTCCTTTCGACCGTGGTGCCGGGGCTTATCCTGATTACGCTTTTGTGCATGGTGAACTACGTACTGATGCGCAAGGCGGACCTGAAACTGCTCGAACGCCCGGCAAGCTACCCGCAGGAATTCGTGCGCCGCGGTGGGCGGGCCTTTCCGGCGCTGTTGATGCCGATCATCATTCTTGGCGGTATCTACGGCGGCATCATGACCCCGACCGAGGCCGCAGGCGTGGCGGTGATCTATGCCATTCCCGTTGGCCTGTTCATCTATCGCGGCCTTACGCCTCAGAATATCTGGCCGACCCTGCGCTATGCGGGCACCACCATCGGTGTGGTGATGCTGATGGTCTTTGTGGTAGTGATCGTCAGCCGCTTTCTGGTCTTTGAAGACATCCCCGGGATGGCCAAGGATCTGATCTTCTCGATCTCGGACAACCCGATCGTGATCTTGCTGATGGTCAATCTGGTGATGATCCTCATCGGTATGCTGATGGATGATATTTCAGGGCTGTTGCTGTCAGCACCGCTCCTGTTGCCCATCGTACAAAGCGTCGGAATGGACCCGGTGCATTTTGCCGCCGTCCTTGGCGTCAACCTCGGCATGGCCAACATCACGCCGCCCACGGCACCGCTGTTGTATCTAGGTGCAAAGGTCACCGACACACCCGTGAGCGAGATGCTGAAGCCCACCTTCATCATGATCCTGTTTGCATGGCTGCCGACGCTGCTGATCACCACATTTGTGCCCGAGGTGGCGCTGTGGCTGCCCAATTTTGTCTTTGGCTAA
- a CDS encoding NAD(P)/FAD-dependent oxidoreductase, whose translation MSEILVLGGGMVGISTALELQARGHAVTVVDRKAPGQETSYGNAGLIQAEAAEPYAMPRALPEILGILSGRSNDVIWSLRGVLSQLPALWQYYRYSHPHRHLALSQPNAHLIRTACADHDRWITAAAAQDLIAQDGYLSVFQDAAMFDSLASDLERLRQSYGVEATAMSGPQLCKMEPLYQRPPVGGIHWRDVWSCAAPGELVARYAALFQSRGGEICTGDASTLRPEGSAWALMSEAGRLHGEHAVIALGPWTPPILAQLGYRVRMIMKHGAHRMYPTGPKLRRPVHDAQHGIVLSSMKGGLRMTCGVALEASGRVPDARQLDRGAKGLAAYMDLGTAEGGPIWHGTRPFLPDMLPMVGAAPRHDRLWFHFGHGHQGFTLGPTTARHLGALIDGGDSAGIAALLPQNRPAVLS comes from the coding sequence ATGTCCGAAATTCTGGTTCTTGGTGGCGGAATGGTGGGCATCTCGACGGCGCTCGAACTGCAGGCGCGCGGGCACGCGGTCACGGTTGTGGATCGCAAAGCCCCCGGGCAGGAGACAAGCTATGGCAATGCGGGGCTCATTCAGGCCGAAGCGGCCGAGCCCTACGCCATGCCCCGCGCGCTGCCCGAGATCCTTGGTATTCTGTCTGGACGCAGCAACGACGTGATCTGGTCCCTGCGCGGCGTGCTAAGCCAGCTGCCCGCGCTCTGGCAGTATTATCGCTACTCGCATCCGCACCGCCATCTCGCCCTGTCGCAGCCCAACGCGCATCTGATCCGCACCGCCTGCGCCGATCATGATCGTTGGATCACCGCGGCGGCGGCACAGGATCTGATCGCGCAGGATGGCTATCTGTCGGTCTTTCAGGATGCGGCCATGTTTGACAGCCTGGCCTCTGATCTCGAGCGGCTGCGACAAAGTTATGGCGTCGAGGCAACGGCCATGAGCGGGCCGCAGCTTTGCAAGATGGAGCCGTTGTATCAGCGCCCACCCGTAGGGGGCATCCATTGGCGCGACGTCTGGAGCTGCGCCGCCCCCGGCGAACTGGTCGCGCGCTATGCCGCATTGTTCCAGAGCCGGGGCGGAGAGATTTGTACCGGCGATGCCAGCACTTTGCGCCCGGAGGGGTCGGCCTGGGCGCTCATGTCAGAGGCCGGGCGGCTGCACGGCGAGCATGCCGTGATCGCGCTCGGGCCATGGACGCCGCCGATATTGGCCCAACTGGGCTACCGGGTGCGGATGATCATGAAACACGGCGCGCATCGCATGTATCCCACGGGGCCCAAGCTGCGCCGCCCCGTGCATGACGCCCAACACGGTATTGTGCTCTCGAGCATGAAAGGGGGCTTGCGCATGACCTGTGGCGTGGCGCTGGAGGCCTCTGGCCGGGTGCCGGATGCGCGCCAGCTGGATCGAGGCGCCAAAGGTCTTGCCGCCTATATGGATCTCGGCACTGCCGAGGGCGGACCGATCTGGCACGGCACGCGTCCGTTTCTGCCGGATATGCTGCCGATGGTCGGTGCCGCCCCACGCCACGACCGCCTGTGGTTTCATTTTGGGCATGGGCACCAGGGGTTCACCCTTGGCCCCACCACCGCACGTCACCTTGGCGCGCTCATCGACGGCGGTGACAGCGCCGGTATCGCGGCGCTCCTGCCGCAGAACCGACCGGCTGTTTTGTCCTAG
- a CDS encoding RidA family protein — protein sequence MSDITYAHTTQRMSQIVTHGDTIYLAGQVGTAGASVTQQTQDCLDKIDALLAEAGSSKERILQATIWLADMSDFAEMNAVWDAWVPEGRAPARACGESKLATPDFTVEILIIAAKG from the coding sequence ATGAGCGATATCACCTACGCCCACACCACCCAGCGCATGAGCCAGATCGTCACCCATGGCGACACCATCTACCTTGCCGGTCAGGTCGGCACCGCGGGCGCAAGCGTCACCCAGCAGACGCAGGATTGCCTTGACAAGATCGACGCGCTGCTGGCCGAGGCGGGCTCCTCCAAAGAGCGCATCCTGCAGGCCACCATCTGGCTCGCGGATATGAGCGATTTTGCCGAGATGAATGCCGTCTGGGATGCCTGGGTGCCTGAGGGGCGCGCACCGGCGCGGGCCTGTGGGGAATCCAAGCTCGCCACGCCCGATTTCACCGTGGAAATCCTGATCATCGCCGCCAAAGGCTGA
- a CDS encoding bifunctional riboflavin kinase/FAD synthetase produces the protein MRIIRDYQFVEEQDRGATVAIGNFDGVHRGHRSVIDLARKAAPDAPLGVMTFEPHPREFFAPNAPPFRLMSAEARAHRLEKIGVEKLYQLNFNHALSSLTPEEFARNVIAEGLGLSHVVVGADFCFGKGRAGTVEDLQRFGQDMGFGVTIAPLMGYSEHTVSSTAIRTALSEGRPRDAAAMLGHWHRIEGEVIGGEQRGRTLGFPTANQSIDGLHPPAFGVYAVLVDVLDGPHKGSYHGAASVGVRPMFDGEQPNIETYLFDFKGNLYGAHLSVGLVDYLRAELKFDGLEPFIAQMQADCDQARAILTSL, from the coding sequence ATGCGCATCATTCGGGACTATCAATTCGTCGAAGAGCAGGATCGCGGGGCCACCGTTGCGATCGGCAATTTCGATGGCGTTCACCGCGGACACCGCTCGGTCATTGATCTGGCACGCAAGGCCGCGCCCGATGCGCCCCTCGGCGTGATGACATTTGAGCCTCATCCGCGCGAGTTCTTTGCCCCCAATGCCCCGCCCTTCCGGCTGATGTCGGCAGAGGCACGGGCACATCGGCTGGAAAAGATCGGCGTGGAGAAGCTCTATCAGCTCAATTTCAACCACGCGCTCTCATCGCTGACACCCGAGGAGTTTGCCCGCAATGTGATCGCCGAGGGACTCGGCCTGTCGCATGTGGTCGTGGGGGCCGATTTCTGTTTCGGCAAGGGCCGCGCAGGCACCGTCGAAGATCTGCAACGCTTCGGGCAGGACATGGGGTTCGGCGTCACCATCGCGCCTTTGATGGGGTACTCAGAACACACCGTGTCCTCGACTGCGATCCGAACCGCGCTGAGCGAAGGCCGCCCGCGCGACGCGGCCGCCATGCTGGGCCATTGGCACCGTATCGAAGGCGAAGTGATCGGCGGCGAACAGCGCGGCCGCACGCTGGGCTTTCCCACCGCCAATCAGTCCATTGACGGCCTGCACCCGCCGGCCTTTGGCGTCTACGCGGTGCTGGTCGATGTGCTCGATGGGCCGCACAAGGGCAGCTATCATGGCGCAGCTTCGGTCGGCGTGCGCCCGATGTTTGATGGCGAGCAGCCCAACATCGAGACCTATCTCTTTGATTTCAAGGGCAACCTTTATGGCGCGCATCTCTCCGTGGGTCTTGTGGATTACCTGCGCGCCGAGCTGAAGTTCGACGGGCTCGAGCCTTTCATCGCGCAGATGCAGGCCGATTGCGATCAGGCCCGCGCCATCCTCACATCGCTCTGA
- a CDS encoding YdcH family protein, whose protein sequence is MKDSPKVKAFSLEVRLTKLRLKHQTLKARIAREMKRPSPCSATLQLLKRQRLRLKDEIVSCANRLRALGRRNLASGPMLSRPTS, encoded by the coding sequence ATGAAAGACAGCCCCAAGGTCAAAGCGTTCTCGCTTGAAGTTCGGTTGACCAAACTGCGCTTGAAGCATCAGACGCTGAAGGCGCGGATTGCGCGCGAGATGAAGCGTCCTTCGCCCTGCAGCGCCACGTTGCAGTTGCTCAAACGTCAGCGCCTGCGCCTCAAGGACGAGATCGTGAGCTGCGCCAACAGGCTCCGCGCCCTGGGACGGCGCAACCTTGCAAGCGGGCCGATGCTGTCTCGCCCGACATCATAA